The sequence below is a genomic window from Deinococcus terrestris.
TAGGTGATCAGGTGTGCCTTCACGTTCATTCTCCTCGGCCTGACGGAGGGATTCCGGGGCCTTCTGTGGTGCGCCACGCTGCACTGAGCGCGGGCCGGGCGCGAGTCTAGCAGGGGTGGGTACGCCCGTGACTCAGGGCTGCTCCGACTCCTTCAGCGGGTAATTCGTACTTTCAGCCACCCGCACGCGGCCCTCGGCGGGGGCGTAGGTGGCGTCGATCAGCTCAGGGCGGTGCTGGCGAAACCAGTCGCGCAGGGCGGAGGATTTGGCGAAGACCCGCGTCCGCAACACCTCCTCGGCCTGGGCACCCTGTCCGGCCAGGATCATGTTGGCGTAGTAGCCACCCAGCCGCGCTTTCAGGTTGGTGAGGTGATCGTCCTTGCTCAGCCCGGCGAGCAGGTCGCCCAGGTTGCGGGCCGCCTCCTGCGCGGGGACGTAGGCGTAGGCACGGGTGCGGTCGGCCAGCCGCACCCCGTCCCAGGCCAGCACGGTCAGCAGGGCAGGACTGGCGGCATACGGCCAGTCGTAGTAGGCGAGGCTGTCATTCGCAAACAGCAGCTCCTTCGTGCCGTCGCCGCGAAGGTCCACAAAGCGCAGGCCGTAATTGCCCCCGTCGATGATGGCGAGGTTCTCCACCCGGCCCGCGTCCTGGGTAAAGGCGTAGTACACCGAGCAGCAGTGCGCCCCGCCGGAGAAGGTGGTCAGGACGAGTTCGGGCAGGCCGCCGGGCCGCAGGGGTTGCAGCTCGGCCGCCACGTTCCAGCCGCTGACGGTCAGCACGGTGCGGCTGCCGTTGCGGACCACTGCCCGCGCTTCTCCCTCCACCGTCCCCTCCGGGCGGGGCGTGACCGTCACGGTCAGGGTGCCCCACCGCAGGACTTCCGCGTGGGCGGGGGAGAGCAGCGTGAGCAGTCCGGCCAGCGCGAGGCACGTCTTCATGCCCCAGGCTACTCCGGCGGGGGTCAGGGGCTCTGGGGAGAGGCGGGCGTGGCCCCGGTCGCCTGCCTCTCCAGCGTGAGGTTGTAGGTCAGCAGTTCCCGGCCCAGCAGCACGGTGCGGAGGGTGCCCGTCACCTTGCCCGCCCCCAGCTCGGCCCGCAGGGTGCCGCGCAGGGCGTCGCCGCCCTCGTAGAGATTCACCTCGATGCTGCCGCCCGCCGTGCCCACCCGCTGAAAGGTGCCGCTGACCGCGTACGCCTTGCGGCTTTCCAGATTGGTCAGCACGCCCGTCGCGCGGCCCTCGCGCTCCTGCACGCTCAGCAGCAGGCGGTAAGGGACCCGGCCCGTCAGCCCGGTGCCGGTACCCTCGTACACGCCATTCATCGCCCGCTCCAGCGCCGTGCTCGCGGCGATATTCGCCCCCAGCGCACAGCCGGGAAGCAGCAGGGGGGCGGCCAGCAGCGGCAGAAAATGAAGGGCACGCATACCGGCGAGCTTAGGCCGCTCTCATGAAGGGGAACTGATGGAGGGGCATGAAAAAAGCTCCCACGTGGGGAGCCTTTCTGGGGTGCCGGGTGGCCTCAGGCGACCTTGACGCCCTGGCTCTTGAGGAGGCGGCGGGCGGTCTGGGTGGGCTGGGCGCCGACCGAGATCCAGTAGGCGGCCCGCTCGGCGTTGACCTTGAGGTAGGTCTCGCTGGTCTTGCGGGGGTCGTAGTGGCCCAGGTTCTCGATGTAGCCGCCGTCACGGGGGCGGCGGGAGTCGGTCACCACGATGCGGTAGTGGGGGTTGTGGGCAGAACCGAAACGGGACAGGCGAATCTTGACCATGACAAAAAACCTCGGGTTGGAGTGGTGAGGGTGGGGCTACCCGCCTAGGTCGCGGGATTCATGCGCCCGCAGCAGCCAACCGGAAGCGCACCGAAGGAGAGTAGCAGAGGGCGGGGGGCTGTGGGAAGGGGGGCTCAGAAGGGCGGGGGCACCGGCCGACGCGACGCCCCCGACACCTCGTTGAGCTGAAAGGCCATCCGGCCGGGGCCGAAGATGGGACTGCCGCCCACGGTGCCCAGAGCCGTGCCCGCGCCCACCCGCGCCCCGATCTCGACGGCGGCGTCCTGAAGGCCGAAATACGCGGTGACCTTCGCCCCGTGGTCGAGCAGCACCACCCAGCCCAGGCTGGCGTAGTAGGTCGTGGCGATCACGTTGCCCGGCAGCGAGGCGACGGCCTGGGTGCCCTCGGCGGCTTCCAGCACGCTCCACTGGGCGCCGTTCGAGCCGTAGGGCTGGCTGACCCGGCCCCCCGGCAGCGGAAACCCCAGCGGGCCGGGCGAGGCGGGCAGCGGCGCGAGGGCCTGGGTCGTGGCCGCGACCGCCTGCTGGGTCTGCCCCTGGCGCTCGCGCAGGGCCGCCTGTTCCTGGGCGACCCGCCCTTCGCGTTCGCGCTGGGCCGCGAGCGCCGCCTCGCGCTCGGCCTGTTCGCGGGCACTCTGCTCGGCCTCGCGGGCACGGGCCTCGGCCTGGGAGCGGGCGATGGCGTCAGCCTGCTGGCGGGCGCGGGCGGCGGCTTCGGCCCTGGTGCGGGCTTCGGCGGCGGCCCTGGCCTGGGCCTCGGCGCGGGCCTTCGCTTCGGCCTCGGCCCTGGCCCTCGTGCGGGCTTCAGCTTCGGTTTTGGCGCGGACGGCCGCAGCGGCCTTTGCCTGAGCTTCGGCCCTGGCTTTCGCTTCAGCCCTGGCGCGGGCGCGGGCGGCGGCCTCTGCACGTGCTCTGGCTTCCGCTTCCGCCTTAGCGCGGGCGGCAGCCTCGGCGCGGGCCTTGGCCTCCGCACGGGCGCGGGCTTCGGCACGGGCTTTGGCCCTCGCCTCGGCCTCGGCTCTGGCTTTCGCTTCGGCCTCGGCGCGTTCGCGGGCGATGCGGGCCTGCCGCTCCTGCTCAGCGCGGATGCGGGCGAGGCGTTCGGCCTCCAGCCTTGCGCGTTCCCGTTCCTCGCGGATGCGGCGCAGCTCGGCCTCGCGGCGGCGGCGTTCCTCCTCCAGCCTGCGGCGGCGCTCGGCCTCCAGCCGGGCCTTTTCCTTGACGACCGCGCCCACGAGTTCGTCGATGGTGCGGGCCGTCTCGGCCTGCTCGGCGCGGGTGCGGGCAGCCAGGGTGCGCTGGCCCTGCTCGTCGCGGCGCAGCTCGGCCAGCAGTCGGCCCGTCTCGGCGCGGCTCTCCCGCAATTCCTCCAGCCGGGCGAGCTGGCGGGCTTGCAAGCCCTCCAGGGTCGCCTTTTGCGCGGCCTGCTGCTCGCGCTGGGTCTCCAGCGTGCGGACCTCACCGCGCAGGTCTTCCAGCACCGTGACGTGCTGCTCGCCCGAGAGGTTGGCGTAGCGCAGCCGGATCAGCAGGTCGGAGAGGCTGCCCGACTGCGACAGCAGCCGCAGGTATTGGCCGCTGCGCTCACGGTAGAGGGCCTGAAGCAACTCACGCAGATCGGCCTGAAGGCGGGTCACGCGGGCCTGGGTCACCTCACCCGCCGCCGTCGTCTCGGCCAGCACCCGTTCGGCCCTCTGCACCTGCCGGGCGAGGTCGGCCGTCTCGTTTTCCAGCTCGGCCACCCGCCCGGACAGGGTCTCCAGCCGCTCCAGCGTCTCGCGGCCCTGCGCGGACAGACGGGCGATGTTGCGGCGCAGGTCGGCCAGTTCGCGGCCCTGCTGAACACTGAGCCGCCGCTGCTGCGAGAGTTCGCGCTGAAGCTGCTGGAGCCGCTCACTGGTCTCCTGCGCTCCGGCCAGCAGCGCTGCCGAGAGCAGAACAAGAGCGGGCCAGCGCGGGTTTCTCCTCACTCCAGCTCCCGCAGGTAGCGCCGGGTGGCAAAGAGACTCCCGGCCAGCCCGGTCAGGATGCCCAGCATCGCCACCGCGCCCAGCAGGGGCAGCAGCGTGTCGAGGTCGCGCACGACCGGAAAGACAGGCGCAAAGGTCGCCACCCGCTCGGCCAGCGCGAGGTAACCGGGCGCCAGCACCGAGAGCGCGAGCACCGAGGACAGGGTGCCCAGCAGCACGCCCTCGATCACGTGCGGGGTGCGGATAAACCCGCGCGTGGCCCCCAGCAGCCGCATCACGCTGATCTCCTTGCGCCGGGCGTACATGGCGACCCGCACGGCGTTGAGGATGCTCAGCAGCGTACCCGCGAACAGCAGCGCCACCAATCCGTACCCCGCCGCCCGCACGGTGGTCAGCGTCCGCACGGCCTGGTCCACGTACCCGGCCCCGTACTCCACGTCCTCCACACCGGGCAGTTTCGCCACCGCCTCGGCCACCGGGCGCGAGTCCTCCACCCGGCCCACCCGCACCCGCAGCGTGTCGGGAAAGGGGTTCCCGACCAGCCCGGCAGCCTCGGC
It includes:
- the rpsP gene encoding 30S ribosomal protein S16, whose amino-acid sequence is MVKIRLSRFGSAHNPHYRIVVTDSRRPRDGGYIENLGHYDPRKTSETYLKVNAERAAYWISVGAQPTQTARRLLKSQGVKVA
- a CDS encoding peptidoglycan DD-metalloendopeptidase family protein, translating into MRRNPRWPALVLLSAALLAGAQETSERLQQLQRELSQQRRLSVQQGRELADLRRNIARLSAQGRETLERLETLSGRVAELENETADLARQVQRAERVLAETTAAGEVTQARVTRLQADLRELLQALYRERSGQYLRLLSQSGSLSDLLIRLRYANLSGEQHVTVLEDLRGEVRTLETQREQQAAQKATLEGLQARQLARLEELRESRAETGRLLAELRRDEQGQRTLAARTRAEQAETARTIDELVGAVVKEKARLEAERRRRLEEERRRREAELRRIREERERARLEAERLARIRAEQERQARIARERAEAEAKARAEAEARAKARAEARARAEAKARAEAAARAKAEAEARARAEAAARARARAEAKARAEAQAKAAAAVRAKTEAEARTRARAEAEAKARAEAQARAAAEARTRAEAAARARQQADAIARSQAEARAREAEQSAREQAEREAALAAQREREGRVAQEQAALRERQGQTQQAVAATTQALAPLPASPGPLGFPLPGGRVSQPYGSNGAQWSVLEAAEGTQAVASLPGNVIATTYYASLGWVVLLDHGAKVTAYFGLQDAAVEIGARVGAGTALGTVGGSPIFGPGRMAFQLNEVSGASRRPVPPPF
- a CDS encoding cell division protein FtsX; this encodes MTYHFRQALLAMRGNLTATLGTLTTMTLTLLMLGGVLLLTLNVNRTLEGLESQVEVAAFLESGANGAALLGQVEGLPGVREARLVSSEAVLAEMTRDYPSTAEAAGLVGNPFPDTLRVRVGRVEDSRPVAEAVAKLPGVEDVEYGAGYVDQAVRTLTTVRAAGYGLVALLFAGTLLSILNAVRVAMYARRKEISVMRLLGATRGFIRTPHVIEGVLLGTLSSVLALSVLAPGYLALAERVATFAPVFPVVRDLDTLLPLLGAVAMLGILTGLAGSLFATRRYLRELE